In Vibrio marisflavi CECT 7928, the following are encoded in one genomic region:
- a CDS encoding substrate-binding domain-containing protein yields the protein MATIKDVAREAGVSVATTSRVINKTSYASEAATQAVEKAMKKLGYRPNANARALVSKSSNAIGVLVGDVSAPFFGSMVKAIDSIASQKEQQLLIGSGYHDPIKERNAINLLINSRCESLVVHSKGLSDSELTALAEEVPGMVIINRVVPQIANRCIALDNYKGSFIATEHLIQNGHQHIGYICSSHGIEDADDRKQGYLDALKHYGITPQEEYIEYGEPDESGGELSTVNLLAKNIPITAIATYNDDMAAGCLALLQENGIKIPQDMSVIGYDDGHIARFIYPRLTTIRYPIQVMANAAVKLSLELAKSPQVKPIEAQKLFMPILVRRASVGIAPK from the coding sequence ATGGCAACTATCAAAGACGTAGCAAGAGAAGCCGGCGTTTCTGTTGCAACAACCTCTCGCGTTATCAACAAAACCTCTTATGCGAGTGAGGCTGCCACACAAGCTGTAGAGAAAGCGATGAAAAAGCTAGGTTACAGACCGAATGCCAATGCTAGAGCACTCGTAAGCAAGTCCTCAAATGCCATTGGCGTACTGGTCGGCGATGTCTCTGCTCCATTCTTTGGTTCGATGGTTAAAGCGATTGACTCAATCGCGAGTCAAAAAGAGCAACAGCTGCTAATTGGCAGCGGCTATCATGATCCAATCAAAGAGCGCAACGCTATCAACCTTCTGATTAATAGCCGCTGCGAGTCTTTAGTTGTTCACAGCAAAGGCTTGAGCGACAGCGAATTGACCGCACTCGCCGAAGAAGTTCCCGGCATGGTGATTATCAATCGAGTCGTACCTCAAATAGCCAACCGCTGTATCGCTTTGGATAACTACAAAGGTTCCTTCATTGCTACCGAGCACTTGATTCAAAATGGCCACCAGCACATCGGATACATTTGCTCCAGTCATGGTATTGAGGATGCAGATGACCGAAAGCAAGGTTACTTGGATGCTTTAAAGCACTACGGCATAACGCCGCAAGAAGAGTATATCGAATATGGTGAGCCAGACGAGTCAGGCGGCGAGCTATCCACTGTCAACTTACTGGCCAAGAACATTCCAATCACGGCAATCGCGACATACAACGATGACATGGCGGCAGGCTGCTTAGCACTTCTACAAGAAAATGGAATTAAAATACCACAGGATATGTCTGTGATTGGCTACGATGATGGGCACATCGCGCGCTTCATTTATCCCAGACTGACGACTATTCGTTACCCAATCCAAGTGATGGCCAATGCTGCTGTAAAATTATCACTCGAGCTGGCGAAAAGTCCTCAAGTAAAACCAATAGAAGCTCAAAAGCTATTTATGCCAATTCTAGTACGCAGAGCTTCCGTCGGGATTGCACCGAAATAG